One window from the genome of Magnolia sinica isolate HGM2019 chromosome 4, MsV1, whole genome shotgun sequence encodes:
- the LOC131242540 gene encoding serine/threonine-protein kinase MPS1-like yields MDREVELPQSNPSKKLHHSIAAVSDSLRHVQAAFKRQRPIGQMPSNVCRARRVLVPQKDSIKSLQRGLEELGNAASKQDNAAHDMIYQAGPEDSSTAPVSITETMTSTTTAPDENVGNFGLQTDEVETVPDRRNGCLDCGSDSGISSSNAAFQRDLIDGPKKIHFSSVSNARSACPEPPPQRGSDQAAADTRTDNLSSHMTYLALSESECSLNDRVGKRSMSSQDFKQQDYQHTEMSNMSTRSGGTCLLSKTNELVHDRHFTGFLGKDTTHPMTQSSVAGSSCITTTNIHSSSAPILNSTTYNPHSHRDSWSLMGTKHLEDFSSNQEPIIQGGLALPSCPSFQSIHTTLARQTAVSTQVSSSAPDTSMGGVQDHSLSKGQGPIIKEIDGLPDGRLGHPRAVYFDEKSSKGKGYSDEVSDIQSQAPPTKNKSSNANLEPSQSSKSGKDTGGRDLSAPRKKNNDSNMFPKVNGKRYQKLGKIGSGGSSEVHKVISSDCTIYALKSIKLRGRDYSTAYGFCQEIEYLNKLKGKNNIIQLFDSEVTDKTLLNEVMNGAMTINDGKIKDDGFIYMVLEYGEIDLAHMLSQKWKGMDSSSSRIDENWLRFYWQQMLQAVNTIHEERIVHSDLKPANFLLVRGSLKLIDFGIAKAIMSDTTNIQRDSQVGTLNYMSPEAFMWNEHDANGNTIKCGRPSDIWSLGCILYQMVYGRTPFAEYKTFWAKFKAITDRNHEIKYDPVPNPWLLDLMKKCLAWDRNERWRIPQLLQHPFLVPPIPLQLPPSRDQHCKLLMQMAEAYENAPEVSTIFLQLQKQLENFKNTGT; encoded by the exons ATGGATAGGGAAGTTGAACTTCCCCAATCCAACCCATCAAAGAAACTCCACCACTCGATCGCTGCCGTTTCAGATTCCCTTCGCCATGTCCAAGCCGCATTCAAGCGCCAACGGCCTAtcg GTCAGATGCCGTCCAATGTTTGTCGGGCAAGGCGTGTGTTGGTTCCGCAAAAGGACTCGATTAAGAGCCTGCAACGAGGCTTGGAGGAATTGGGAAATGCTGCATCCAAACAGGATAATGCTGCACATGATATGATTTATCAGGCGGGACCTGAGGATTCCTCAACTGCTCCAGTTTCCATTACAGAGACCATGACTAGTACAACTACTGCTCCAGATGAGAATGTGGGTAATTTTGGTTTGCAGACAGATGAAGTGGAAACCGTCCCTGACCGTCGGAACGGGTGTTTGGATTGTGGAAGTGATTCTGGGATTTCTTCGTCCAATGCAGCATTTCAGCGTGACTTGATCGATGGTCCAAAGAAGATCCACTTTTCCTCTGTCAGCAATGCCAGATCAGCTTGTCCAGAACCTCCTCCACAGA GGGGCAGTGACCAGGCAGCTGCTGATACTAGAACCGATAACTTGTCATCGCATATGACTTACCTTGCATTATCTGAGAGCGAATGCAGTCTGAATGATCGAGTAGGAAAGCGAAGCATGAGCAGTCAGGATTTTAAGCAGCAGGATTATCAGCATACTGAAATGTCCAACATGAGCACAAGGTCTGGTGGGACCTGTTTGTTGTCGAAGACGAATGAGTTGGTGCACGATCGGCACTTCACGGGCTTTCTCGGGAAAGACACAACCCATCCCATGACTCAATCTTCAGTTGCAGGTTCTTCATGTATTACTACAACAAACATCCATTCATCGTCAGCACCCATCCTAAATTCCACAACTTACAATCCCCATTCGCATAGAGATAGCTGGTCGCTCATGGGCACAAAACATTTGGAAGATTTCAGTTCAAATCAAGAACCGATAATTCAAGGAGGTTTAGCCCTGCCATCCTGTCCTTCGTTCCAGTCGATACACACGACATTGGCCAGACAGACGGCTGTGTCGACCCAAGTGTCTTCATCTGCTCCAGATACCTCAATGGGGGGAGTTCAGGATCATAGCTTGTCAAAGGGGCAGGGGCCCATCATAAAGGAAATCGATGGGTTGCCAGATGGACGTTTGGGTCATCCAAGGGCAGTCTATTTTGATGAAAAATCAAGTAAAGGGAAGGGGTATTCAGATGAAGTTAGTGACATACAATCTCAGGCTCCACCCACAAAAAATAAATCTTCAAATGCAAATTTGGAGCCTTCTCAATCAAGCAAATCTGGAAAGGATACCGGTGGCAGAGACCTATCTGCGCCTCGTAAGAAGAATAACGACTCCAATATGTTTCCTAAAGTTAACGGGAAGCGCTATCAGAAGCTTGGCAAGATAGGCAGTGGAGGAAGTAGTGAGGTTCATAAAGTCATATCATCAGATTGTACAATCTACGCCCTTAAAAGCATCAAGCTTAGAGGTCGAGATTATTCAACTGCTTATGGATTCTGTCAGGAGATTGAGTATCTGAACAAGCTGAAGGGAAAGAACAATATCATACAACTCTTCGACTCTGAG GTGACAGATAAAACTCTACTCAATGAAGTCATGAATGGCGCGATGACTATCAATGATGGAAAGATCAAGGATGACGGATTTATTTACATGGTACTTGAATATGGTGAAATTGATCTGGCTCACATGTTGTCACAGAAGTGGAAGGGAATGGATAGCTCCAGTTCGAGAATAGATGAGAACTGGCTCCGGTTCTATTGGCAG CAAATGCTTCAAGCTGTAAACACAATTCATGAGGAGCGTATCGTGCACTCGGACTTGAAGCCTGCTAACTTTCTTCTTGTCAGAGGCTCATTGAAGCTGATTGATTTTGGCATTGCCAAAGCTATAATGAGTGATACGACCAACATCCAGCGAGATTCACAG GTGGGTACACTAAACTACATGTCTCCAGAAGCATTCATGTGGAATGAGCACGATGCAAATGGAAACACTATCAAATGCGGGCGGCCATCCGATATATGGTCCCTTGGCTGCATCCTCTACCAAATGGTTTATGGAAGGACACCTTTTGCAGAATACAAGACGTTCTGGGCCAAGTTCAAGGCCATAACAGATCGAAACCATGAAATCAAGTATGACCCAGTTCCAAACCCATGGCTACTTGATCTTATGAAGAAATGTCTTGCATGGGATCGCAACGAAAGGTGGCGGATACCTCAGCTGCTTCAACACCCATTCCTTGTCCCTCCAATACCACTTCAGCTGCCCCCCTCGCGCGACCAACACTGTAAATTGCTTATGCAGATGGCTGAAGCATATGAGAATGCCCCTGAGGTGTCTACAATATTTTtacaactccaaaaacaactaGAGAACTTTAAAAACACTGGAACCTAA